Genomic window (Ruminococcus flavefaciens AE3010):
GAATAACGAGACAGGCTTCGGCATGAAGGTGCTCAAGGTCCTCTATGACAACGGTCTTTCATTCGAGCATATGCCCTCGGGTATCGATACCATGAGCATTACACTCAGCACTGAGAAGCTCGATCCTGTACGCGATAAGGTGCTTGCTGATCTCCGCAAGGCAGTCAATCCCGACCACCTGGAAATCGAGGACGGTATCGCACTTCTTGCAGTCGTAGGACGCAGAATGAAGAACACACGCGGTACTGTTGCGCGTATATTCGCTTCTATGGCTCATGCACGCATCAACGTAAAGATGATAGATCAGGGCTCCAGCGAGCTGAACGTAATCATCGGCGTAAGCGAGAACGACCTCCCTGAGGCTATCCGCCGTATCTACGATATGTTTATCAATTCAGAGAAGCAGTAAGCAAAACCCGTGAACGATAAATCGTTCACGGGTTTTTTAGCTATTAGTCGTTAACCTTAGCCGTTAGCTTGTAGGGGCGCACAGTGTGCGCCCTTCTTAGTTCTTATCACTTTGTACCGTCAACGAGATAGATGAACTTCACGCTGCCGTCCATGCTGTCTGAGATGCCCGAATAGCTGTTGTACTCCTGTGAAGCCTCTCTCAGTGCCTTGAACGTGTCTATCATCTCGGGGAGCGCCTTGTCAACTGCTCCTGTGAGAACTGATATGCCCTCGTCGTTGAACTTTATCATGCCGTCGTTGAGCTCCTTAGCGCCGTCCTCCAGCTTCTGTGTACCGTCAGCAAGAGTCTTGCCGCCCTCTTTGAGAGTACCTATACCGCTGTAAAGAGCTGCCGAGCCGCTTGAAAGCTTGCCTGTGCCGCCGCTGAGAAGCTTTATTGAATCGTACAGAGTCTTAGCGCCGCCGCTGAGCTGTGAGCTGCCGCCGTAGAGCTTTGCAAGTCCGCCGTCAAGGTCTGCCGCACCTGCTGAGAGCTGTCCCAGACCGCCGTTCAGTGTAAGGGAGCCCTGTGAGAGCTGCGCAAGACCACTGTCAAGAGCAGCTGCGCCGTTTGAGAGCTGACCGATACCGCCGCTGAGGTCAAAAGCGCCCTGCGAGAGCTGTCCCAGACCTGCGTTAAGTGAAGCGTTTCCGCCGCTGAGCTGCTGTATACCTTTTATGAGAGAGTCCAGACCGCCTATGAGCTGACCGCTGCCTCCTGCAAGAGTACCGATACCGCTGTCAAGTGCAGCCGCGCCTGTGCTAAGGTCTGCCGCGCCCTTTGAAAGCTGTGCTGTAGAGCCCGAGAGCTGTGAAGCTCCTGCTGCCAGTGCCGCACCGCCGTCATTGAGCTGTGCCAGACCCTGCTGTAATGCTGCTGAGCCGCCCTGTGCAGCTTCAAGGCCTGTGCTGAGCTGTCCCAGACCGCCCCCAAGCTGTGCAGCTCCGCTCTTTACGGAAGCTGCTCCTGTACTGAGAGCGCCGCCCTCAGCCATGGAAGCTGATATCTGCTTCTGACCGTCGATAGTCTGCTGTAATGTGCCTATTGCCACAGCAAGCTCCTGTGAGGGAGACTGCTGATATAATGCCTGCAATGCTGCCAGAGCCTGCTCATTTGCGGCTATGGTAGTATCGAGAGAAGCTCCTGCCTGTGCGATGCCGTCGCTGAGCTGTGAAGCTCCTGCGCTGAGGGTATCTGCGCCTACTGTCAGAGCATCTGCACCTGTCTTTGCGCTTGCAATGCCCTCTGCAAGGCTGTCAGCGCCGCTCTTTGCGGAGCCTATGCCTGCGGACATCTGTCCTGCGGACTCGCTGAGCTTTGCTGCTCCCTCGTTGAGTGCAGCCGCACCTGTTGAGAGCTGTGCGGAGCCGTCCCTGACCTGCTTGCTGCCGTCTGCCAGTGCGCCAACGCCGCCGCTGAGTTTATCAGCGCCTGTTTTGAGAGCTGCTGCGCCCTCGTCCACTTTCTTGAAGCCCTCTGTGAGAGTGTCGGAGCCCGACTTTGCGTCTTTGAGACCGCTGCTGAGAGCGTCTGCGCCTGCGCTGACCTTGCCGAAGCCCTCAACAAGTGCCGCTGAGCCGTTCTTAGCAGAGCCTATACCCTCTGAGAGCTGTGCTGCGCCGCCGCTTACCTGTCCGATACCGTCTTTCAGCTTTGCGGAGCCGTCCTTTGCGCTGCCAAGACCTGCCTCGAATGTTCCTGTGGAATCAGAGAGTGTCTTAGCTCCGTCAGTCAGCTTCTTAGCGCCGCTGTCAAGCTCTGCCGCGCCGTTTTTCAGCTCCGAAGAGCCTGACAGGAGCTTGTCGATGCCTGCGGTGAGGTCGCCTGCGCCGCCGTTGAGCTTCTTGACTCCGTCATAGAGAGAAGCCGTACCGTCGGTGAGCTTTTCTGCGCCGTCGCTGAGCTCTTTAAGCTTGCCCATTACGTCGTCTATATCAACAGACTTGTCAATATCAAGCTGTGAGAATATCTCGTTTGAAACTACAGTAACCGAGGTATTCATCTCGAAGCCCCTAACGTCTGCGGAGAGCTCGAAGCTCTCGGGGATATCAACGTCCAGACCCTCTATCCTGCCAAGGTCAAGGCTCTCGCCCAGTCCCGGGAATGCCATGCCCACAACTATGAGCTTTTCGCCGTCGGAGATGACCTTGCCGTTTGTCACCTCAACGTTGAGATACTTGTCAGTGCTGAGAAGAGCTGCGCTTGCAGCCATGAAAGGAACGTATACCTCTTTTTCGCTGCCGTTTATGTTCTTCTTGACTTTCTGATTGTTCTTGTATGTCCAGCGGATAACAAGGTGTCCGCTCTTGCCAACGATATTCTTGGGCTCGACCTTTTTGCCGTCAAGGAAGTACTCCATAGTCACATCCACAGGGAGCTCCTTATCGGAATTGCCCTTGTAGTAGATATCGTCGCCGTCTGCTTTCCAGCTTATTTTGCTGCCCGATACCTCAAAGGTCTCGTCGCCCTTGACGTTTACGATGTCGCTGAGGTCTGAGATATCTGATATACTTGTCAGTGCAGGAGCATTTTTCAGCCAGTCGCTTACCACTACGTTCTTAACGGAAGAATCACTGTTGCAGAGGACGTAGACTGTCTCGTCCTTGTAGGCGCTCTCGCCGTTATTTTCTCTTGAGGAGCTGTCTGCGGTCTGAGCCTTATCCTTTGTCTCAGCGGGAGTATCCTCTGTCTTGCTGTTGTTTGCGTATGCTATAGAACCTGTTGCACCTGCGGAAACTGCCGCTGCCATAAGGGCTGCCATTATCTTATTGAGCTTTTTCATATCTGTCTCTCCTTTATATGAAGCCTTTCACTGTTTTACGCATTTTTGAATCTGTATTCGTACTTGTTTTTGCTTTCCTTGGGAAGAAATCCCACGCTGGTCTTGCAGATGACCTTATCGAATACCATGAACATTGAGGGCAGTACTGTTATTACTACCACCATGGAGATAAGAGCGCCTCTTGCAAGGAGCATGCACAGCTCCGAGATAAGTCCGATATCGGAGTAGAGTGCAACGCCTACTGTTGCGGCAAAGAAGCCCAGAGCCGATGTGATTATGGACTTTATGGAAGTGCTGAGAGCGATACCCACGGATTCCTTTTTGTCCCTGCCGCTGTGTCTCTCGGTGCGGTATCTTGTTGTCATAAGTATAGCGTAGTCAACTGTAGCGCCAAGCTGTATAGTTCCTATAACGATAGGAGCTATGAATGACAGCTTCGAGCCTGTATAGCAGGCTGTGCCAAGATTTATCATTATTGCCAGCTCGATGACCGATACGAGTATCACAGGAAGTGATACGGACTTGAATGTGAATGCTATGATAAGGAATATAGCTCCGATAGACAGGAAGTTTACCACCTTGAAGTCCTTGTCGGTGATAGTGATAAGGTCCTTTGTTGCGGGAGCTTCGCCTATGAGCATGCCGTTGGGATCGTACTTCTGTATTATCTTGTTCAGCTCCGATACCTGAGCATTTACTGCGTCGGAGGCTACCTCATACTCAGAACCTATGAGCATGAGCTGCCATTCATCGCTTTTGAGTATGCTCTTTATCTCACCGGGAACTACCTCTTCGGGGATAGCCGAGCCCACCAGTGAATTGAAGCCCATTGCGAACTGTACGCCGTCAACGTCTTTCATCTCGCTGAGCATCTTGTTTGCGTCCTTGGCGGTCATATCCGACTTTACCATGAGGATATGTGTGCTGTTCATATTGTACTCCTCGGCAAGCTTTGTGTTGGCGATAACGCTGTCAAGGTGTGCGGGGAGGGTGCTGTCCAGCTTATAGTAAACGCCGTAGTGGCTGTTGCCGTAAACTGCGGGGATAAGCACCACGATAGCCGCTGTAAGGAATATCCATGAGTTTTTTACAATGAAGCCCGATGTGCGCTTGAATTCGGGGAGGAAGTCCCTGTGTGAGGTTTTTGCGATAGCCTTGTCGAAGAGGAGTATCATTGCAGGGAGAATTGTTACGCAGGCGATAACGCCGCATACAACGCCCTTTGCCATAACTATGCCAAGGTCAAGACCAAGTGTGAATGTCATAAAGCACATTGCAAGGAAGCCTGCAACTGTTGTGAATGAGCTTCCGACCACTGATGTGATTGTTGCCGCGATAGCGTGAGCCATTGCCTCCTGTCTGCTGTCGGGGTAGTACTTCTGCTGCTCCTTGTAGCTGTGCCAGAGGAATATGGAGTAGTCCATTGTAACGCCAAGCTGCAATACCATTGCCAGAGCCTGTGTTATAAAGGATATCTGTCCGAGGAAGATGTTGGAGCCTAAGTTCCATACTACAGCGAAGCCAATGCTCAGCATGAAGAACAGCGGAATCAGGAACGAATCCATAGTCACCGTAAGGACTATGCTTGTGAGGATAACTGCGATGACTGCGTAGATAAGAGTTTCGCTCTGTGTCAGCTTTTTCATGTCAAGGGTTATTGCCGACATACCGCTGATGAAGCACTGCTTTGAGGTGATGCTTCTCATTTCCTCAATTGCGTTCAGAGTTCCGTCCGCAGAGGTGGTATCGTCGAAGAATACCGCCATCATGGTGTTGTCGCCCTTGTTGAAGAAGTCGTACACGTCTGAGGGGAGCACTTCTTTCGGGATAGTGCAGTTCGTAAGGGACTGGTAGCAGAGCACCTTTGAAACGTGGTCGATACCCTCTATCTTTTCGGCAGTCGCCGCCACGTCCTTGTCGCTCATGCCCTCCACCATTACAAGGGAGAAGCCGCCCTGTCCGAATTCATCTTTAAGAATGTCCTGACCTACCATAGTGTTTATATCCTTTGGCAGATAGGACAGTATATCGTAGTTAACACGGGTGTTGAGATAGCCCATTGCCGAGGGCAGAAGCATTACCACGCCGAATATAAGTATCAGTGCGCGGTGCTTTGCGATCCATTCACCGAATTTTAGCATAATATCGTTCCTTTCTATATGTTATTCCGAGCGTATATTGAAAGTCCGCGAGCCTTTTATACCTTTAGGAGAATAAGCTAACTGCTGCTTTGGGAAAGGAAACAGAAAGAGGAGTGACTCCGCGGACATTCAATATACGCCCGTGTTCTTGTTATTTCATAGTATATTACAAAACTGACCGATAGTCAACCGAGTTTTAACAAAAAACTGACTTTCGGTCATATTTTTGTAGACCTGCACAATTCTGCCGCAGATTTGCCGTGACCGTTGGTCACTTTTATGCCCTTGACAGGCTCGATTTTTGGGGATATAATAAAAGAAAGTCAGATCATAATTCAGCGCAAAGTTGAGAGTTGAGAATTGAGAATTGAGAGTTAATGTGTTCGCTTCGCTCACATTATTTAAATATTGTCGCCGTAGGCGACACCAAAACTGTCAACTCTAAACTCTAAACTAAATCATAATTTTGCTTCGCAAAATTATGATTTAAAGAAAGGTGTGTATAAATGGGCAAGGTCGATACAAACAAGAAGCTTAAAGAAAATTCCCTGCTGAAAACAGCTTTCGAGTTCTTTACCACAAAGGGCTTCAGTAAGACTTCCATAACCGACATCGTCAGTAAGGCAGGAGTTGCAAAGGGCACATTCTACCTATACTTCAAGGACAAATACGACATACGAAACAAGCTCATATCCCATAAATCAAGCCAGCTTTTCAAAAACGCCATGGCAGACCTCGGCGCAGAGCTGGACAAGCTCTCCTTTGAGGACAAGATAATCAAGGTCATTGACAATATCATAAATCAGCTCAATGCGAACCAGTCCCTGCTCACATTCATATCCAAAAACCTGAGCTGGGGCGTGTTCAAGACAGCTATAACCACTCCCGTTTCCGAGGACGACGTGGACTTTTCGACCATATACGAGAAGCTCCTTTCGGAAGCTCCACAAGGTATAAAGGATCCCGAGATAATGCTGTTTATGATAATCGAGCTTGTAAGCTCCACCTGCTACTCGGTTATACTCTACAAGGAGCCCTGCTCGCTGGAGAAGCTCAAGCCCTACCTGTACAAATCCATAAGGCTTATAATCGCCCAGCATGAAGTTAGTGATTAGTGATAAGAAAAAGGCAGTCCTATGGACTGCCTTTTGTTATGCTTATAAAAAACGCTGTAGGGGCTGATGCCTACATCAGCCCGTCATATAACCATTAATTTACGGGGCGATGTGGGTGACTCCCTACAGTGTAGGGAGATGTCAGCATAGCTGACAGAGGGTCGTCGCTCCTGTTAGGAGATGTCCGTAGGACAGAGGGTACGGGTGCCTGTTAGGCATCGCCCCCTACGATAGGTCATTTGAAATTTTATGGGCTTTAGCGGGCGGGCGGAACTCGCCCCAACACTACCCTCTACTCTCTACTTTCTACTCACTCGCGGGCGGATAATATCCGCCCCTACATGGTTAACGCGTTATGTTCTTAACCCATTTATACTTGACGTAATGCTTGTATACCGCAGGTATTTTCACAAACTCGTCCAGTGTGAGTATAAAAGCTACCGCCAGCACGGGGAGCTTCAGCCAGAATGCGGCTATCATACCCATGGGCACCACCACGCACCAGAGTGTCACAATGTCGCATATCATGCCGAATCTCGTGTCTCCGCCTGCGGGGAACATTCCGCCTATGATAGTGGAGTTAAGCGCGTTTCCGATGATGTAGTAAGCCGCCATGAACATCATATACTTCAAGTAATACTGCGCCTGCGGATTGAGAGTTATCACTTTGAGTATAATCGGCGTCAGCGCAAGTATGACTACTCCCGAGCCTGCTCCTATAATAAGGGACAGCCGCACGAATTTTCCGCCTGCCTTTTTGGCTTCGTCTGTTTCGTTCCTACCAAGCATACCGCCAAGTACGATGCCGACACCCGCCGCGATTCCCCAGCAGAGACTGGCTATAATACAGCGGACGATGCTTGCTATGGAGTTCGCCGCAACAGCGTCGCTTCCCAGTCTGCCCATGATGACGGAGTACATGGTCACTCCGCCGCCCCAGCCAAGCTGATTGAGCAGGATAGGCGCGGTATATTTTATGTAGTCCTTGTGCAGAATACTGTCTTTAAGCACGAACATCATACCAACACGCAGTGGCGGACACTTGCCGCGGAGCATTACCGCAAGGATAAACACACATTCAAAAGCGCGTGCGAGGACCGTAGCCAGAGCCGCACCTGCTATGCCCATTTCGGGGAAGGGTCCCACTCCGAAGATGAGCAGCCAGTTCATAAGGATATTGAATACCACGGAAAGGCTTCCGATAAGGGAGCTGAGCCCTGCACAGTCGCATATCTTCATAATGCCGAAATACGCCTGCGAGAAGCCTGCCAGCACATATGACAGCGCCACGGTGCGCAGGTACACTCCGCCGAGGCGTACAAGTTCGGGGTCATTGGTAAATATACGCATTATGTATTGGGGGAAGATAAGAGCTCCCAGAGTAAAGACAGCTCCCACAAGGAGGGAGTATCTCATGGTCAGCGCGAGTACCTTATCCACGGTCTTGTGGTCCTTTTTGCCCCAGTACTGAGCACCAAGGACGTTGCAGCCCGATATGAACGCCATAAAGAACAGGCTGAACACAAAGGCTACCTGACCTGCGAGAGATGACGCCGACAGGGAGTCCTGATCGAGAAATCCCAGCATAAAGGCGTCCGAAGCCGATACCAGTGACGCCATGAAGTACTGGAAGGCTATGGGCGCTACTATGGTGAATAATTTTTTGTATAATTCTTTATCTTTCATATATCTCCTTTTATTTGTCATTGCCTGTAGGGACGGATACTATCCGCCCGTTATTCATCATCTGTAGGGGACGGCGTCCTCGACGTCCCATTAAGGGACGCCCTCTCTTGCAGGTCCCCCTAATCGGGTCCGTCCCCTCTGTCGCGTTGCGACATCTCCCCATCTTATGGGGAGTCACTCCGCCAAAGGAACACGGTCCCTTTGGAATCCCGTTCATATTCTAATCCAAGTTCTTATGCAGACGAAAAAGCTGCCGCACATCTGTGCAGCAGCCATATTGCTTATTAAACAGCAGCCTTGTCGCTTTCGGGCTTTGTATCCTCTGCCTTATCGGGAACGCTTACCTTTTCGATATCAGCGCCCAGCGCACGAAGCTTGCCCTCCATACAGTCATAGCCTCTTTCGATATGATAGATATCCTCTATCTCGGTAACGCCGCTGGCAGCCAGACCTGCGATTATAAGCGCAGCGCCTGCTCTCAGGTCGCATGCCTTTACGGGAGCTCCCATAAGCTTGCCTGTGCCCTCGATAAGAGCTACCTTGCCGTTTACTGTGATATCAGCGCCCATTCTTCTGAGCTCGTCAACATAGCGGAAGCGCTGCTCCCAGATATTCTCGGTGATGATGCTTGTCCCCTCTGCAAGACAGAGAAGCGTAGCTATCTGAGACTGCATATCTGTAGGGAATCCCGGGTGTGGAGCTGTCTTGATGTTGGTCTTTACAAGAGGACCGTCCACCCATACTCTGATGCTGTCGTCGAACTGCTCTATGTTCACGCCGATCTTTTCAAGCTTCTTTGTGATCGACTCAAGATGCTTTGGAATTACATTCTTTATGAGCACATCACCCTTTGTAGCGGCAACTGCTACCATGAATGTGCCTGCCTCTATCTGGTCGGGAATAACAGCGTAGGTAGTACCGTGGAGGTGCTCCACGCCTCTGATCTTGATAACATCGGTACCTGCGCCCATGATATTAGCGCCCATAGAGTTGAGGAAGTTTGCAAGATCAACGATATGCGGCTCCTTAGCCGCATTCTCAATAACAGTGAGTCCCTCTGCCTTTACAGCAGCCAGCATGGCGTTCATAGTAGCTCCAACGGTAACAACGTCGAAGAATATCTGATTGCCTGTGAGCTTATCGGCTGTAAGGTCTATCATGCCCTGACTGAGAGTATACTCCGCACCGAGAGCTGTGAAAGCCTTCAGATGCTGATCGATAGGACGGTCGCCCAATGGACATCCGCCCGGCATGGAAACTCTTGCCTTATTGAATTTTCCGAGAAGTGCTCCGAGGAAATAGTATGAAGCACGCATTTTTCTTGCATACTCATAGGGGACGCAGAACTTATCGATAGTGGTAGGATCGATCCTGTAAGCGTCCTTGCCTATATTAGTGACCTCAGCACCCATCTCCTTGAGGATATGGATACATATTCTGACATCGCTGATGTAGGGGACATTTTCTACGATACATGGTTCATCTGAAAGAATAACTGCGGGAAGAATAGCAACAGCTGCATTCTTGGCTCCGCTGATGGTGACTTCGCCCTCAAGGCGTCTTCCGCCTTTTACAACAAACTTATCCAAATATTTTCTCTCCTTATTTTTCGGGTCTCTTTATCTTTTCCCGAATTTCTTTCTTTTGTTCCTCGGCATAAGACGCCGACAATTTACACAAAGGGTATTTGCTGAGAATTATTCATTTGTGGTGGTTTCCGCAGTGGTTTCTGTGGAAGCTTCTGTAGCAGTCTGAGTATTTGCCTTTATTTTATCATAATCGGAAATATTGAAGCGAACAGCTTCGCCCTTGTATTCCGATACCTTAACGTACTCTATGGTAACGTCCTTGACAGGCTTATCATTGGTGTCTGTCTCAACATTCTGGACATCGAATACGATATCGAGTCCGTCGAACACCTGACCGAAGATAGTATAGCTGCCGTCCAGCCATGGTGTACCGCCGTTGGTGGAATATACCTCCGCCTCGTTGTCGGTAAAGTCATAGCCTTGCTCTTCAAGATTACTGATCTCTTCAGTGTTGTAGACGTCGCCAGTAACTATATAGAACTGGCTGCCGCTTGAAGCAGTAGAGCCGCTGTTTGCATAGGCAACAGCGCCTGCGGCATGGATAAGATGGGAATTGGTGCCGTCGTCAAAGCCCTTTTCGTATATGGACTCGCCGCCTGTACCGTCGCCTTTGGGATCGCCGCCCTGTATCATAAAGTCCTTGATAACTCTGTGGAATGTAAGGCCGTCATAGTAGCCCTTTTCCGCATGCTCCAAAAAGCTGGGAACGCCCTTTTCGGCGTACTCTGGGAAGAGCTTTATCTTGATCTCTCCGTCGTAGCCCTTGAGCTTCATGGAAACTATCTTTTCGCCCTCCTTGGGAGCTGTATAGTTTGCAATGGTAACATTTTCCTTTTCGGAAGCCTTCTTTGCTTCCTCTATGTCAAAGTCCTTGTAATCGTCTATATACCAGCGTATTTCCTCGCCGTTGTACTCTCCGACAGTAACAGATTCAATGATAACATCCTCAAGAGGCATACTTGAAGCAGCGTTTACCGCAACGTACTGTACCTTGAAAATAACATCAAGTCCGTCGATGACCTGTCCGAAAACGGTATAACTGCCATCGAGCCACGGTGTGCCGCCGACTTTTTTATAGACAGCCTTAGCCTTGTCCGAGAAAACATAACCGCCCTGGCTGAAATAATCGAGATCATCATCAGTTATAGCAGAGCCCGTTACAACGTAGAACTGGCTTCCGTCAGTGGAAGTGGAGCCGCTGTTTGCATATACAAGAGCACCGGGAACGTGGATAAGGTGTGGGTCTGTGCCGCCGTCAAACTTGCCGCCCCAGACGCTTTCGCCGCCCATTCCTGTGCCTTCGGGATCGCCGCCCTGTATCATGAAGTCCCTGATGACTCTGTGGAACTTGAGTCCGTCATAGTAACCCTTTTTAGCCAGCTCAACGAAGTTCTCAACGCCCTTGTCCGCATATTCGGGAAAGAGCCTGAACTTGACTTCACCGTAATCCTTGATCTTCATAGTGATTATGGTATCGCCCTTCTGTGGAGCTGTAAAATTGGCTATATCAACATTTTCTGCTGTAAGCGCCTCTGTTGTCGTCTCGGTAGCCGAAGCACTTGTGGTATCTGTGGTGCTTTCAGAGCTGCTTACACCTGCTTTGCCGCTGCATGATGCAAAAGCAGAGAATACCAGCGTTGTACAGAAAACACCTGCCAGAATCTTTCTAAACATGATTTCACTCCTTGAAAACGTGAAACTATATGATAGTATGTTCAAAACAGAACAAAAAACTATACTTCAACTTATATATTATACACCACAAAAACCGATTTGTAAAGAGTTTTCATGATTTTTTGTATTTTTCGGACAAAGCCGACGGTTCAAATACGGTAAAATCTTCCAATAATAACCGTATATTCTTTACTTTTCAGCTTCCTCAGTCTTTTCATCTTCTGCGGAATATGTGCTGATAGTTACCGAGTTTATCATCACGTCCTCAACGGGCACCTTGTATACGCCTATCTCGTTGGCTTCCAGATTCGCCAGCTTCTCCACAACGTCAAAGCCCTTATAGGTCTGACCGATCACGGTTAGCTGCTGAGAGAAATTGGGAACGCCGCCCTTTTCGATAAAGGCGTTGGCAAGGTCCTTGCTCTCGGATATATCTATGAGCTCCTGCTTTATCTCGTCGGTAAAATCGATAGTATTCACCGTCATGAAGCGGCTTCCGTTATAGTATGTGCCGCCGCCGAGGAATTTCTCCTTGAAGTTCCTCTTAACGGTGGTGTTCATAGCCAGAACAGCACCCTTGAATGGCCACAGGTCTTGGTGGAGCTCTCTCTCCACAAGCTCGTGGGAGTTATCGTTTGCGTTGCCGTTTTTATTGGGAGCTCCTGCCGCAGAATATACGCCGCTCTCCGAGTGGAACACATAGGTGTTGTTGTAATAGCCCTGATTTGCCAGCTCAGTGAAGTTGGCAACAGCATTGGGAGAATACTGGGGATAGAGCACAAAGCGGTACTCGCCGAGGGTAGTGTCCACGATAGCGATAGGGTCGCCGTCCTTGGGAGGGTCCAGCTGTACCAGCTTCATGGTCTCGGCATCAACGGTGATGTAGCTGTTATTGCGTGCCATAAGGGTATTGCTGAGCATTATCACCAGAGATGAAATGCCCATTATGAGGGTAAATATCAGTACAAGTCTGACAACATTGTTCTTTTTCAGCATAAAATTGTCCTTTCAAAAGCATATCGCTTTTATTATACCCGTTATTTCGGCTTTTGTCAATATTTAAGCCGTTAGCCTTTAGCTGCAGGGACGCGCAGTGCGCGTCCACAAGTGATTTGTTAATAGTGATTTGTAGGGAACGCCGCCCTCGGCGTTCCGTGTAGGGGCGCCGTTTCGGCGCCCGCAGACCAAATTAATTCCGAATTCCGAATTAAAAATGGCGTCCAATGGACGCCATTTTTACATATCGTTTCGATTTTCGAGAGCCTTGAAAAGCGTTACCTCGTCGGCATATTCAAGGATACCGCCCACGGGAAGTCCGAAGGCAAGCCTTGTGACCTTGATACCCATTGGTTTGAGCAGTCCTGCTATATACATAGCCGTAGC
Coding sequences:
- a CDS encoding efflux RND transporter permease subunit; this translates as MLKFGEWIAKHRALILIFGVVMLLPSAMGYLNTRVNYDILSYLPKDINTMVGQDILKDEFGQGGFSLVMVEGMSDKDVAATAEKIEGIDHVSKVLCYQSLTNCTIPKEVLPSDVYDFFNKGDNTMMAVFFDDTTSADGTLNAIEEMRSITSKQCFISGMSAITLDMKKLTQSETLIYAVIAVILTSIVLTVTMDSFLIPLFFMLSIGFAVVWNLGSNIFLGQISFITQALAMVLQLGVTMDYSIFLWHSYKEQQKYYPDSRQEAMAHAIAATITSVVGSSFTTVAGFLAMCFMTFTLGLDLGIVMAKGVVCGVIACVTILPAMILLFDKAIAKTSHRDFLPEFKRTSGFIVKNSWIFLTAAIVVLIPAVYGNSHYGVYYKLDSTLPAHLDSVIANTKLAEEYNMNSTHILMVKSDMTAKDANKMLSEMKDVDGVQFAMGFNSLVGSAIPEEVVPGEIKSILKSDEWQLMLIGSEYEVASDAVNAQVSELNKIIQKYDPNGMLIGEAPATKDLITITDKDFKVVNFLSIGAIFLIIAFTFKSVSLPVILVSVIELAIMINLGTACYTGSKLSFIAPIVIGTIQLGATVDYAILMTTRYRTERHSGRDKKESVGIALSTSIKSIITSALGFFAATVGVALYSDIGLISELCMLLARGALISMVVVITVLPSMFMVFDKVICKTSVGFLPKESKNKYEYRFKNA
- a CDS encoding TetR/AcrR family transcriptional regulator, with the translated sequence MGKVDTNKKLKENSLLKTAFEFFTTKGFSKTSITDIVSKAGVAKGTFYLYFKDKYDIRNKLISHKSSQLFKNAMADLGAELDKLSFEDKIIKVIDNIINQLNANQSLLTFISKNLSWGVFKTAITTPVSEDDVDFSTIYEKLLSEAPQGIKDPEIMLFMIIELVSSTCYSVILYKEPCSLEKLKPYLYKSIRLIIAQHEVSD
- a CDS encoding MATE family efflux transporter encodes the protein MKDKELYKKLFTIVAPIAFQYFMASLVSASDAFMLGFLDQDSLSASSLAGQVAFVFSLFFMAFISGCNVLGAQYWGKKDHKTVDKVLALTMRYSLLVGAVFTLGALIFPQYIMRIFTNDPELVRLGGVYLRTVALSYVLAGFSQAYFGIMKICDCAGLSSLIGSLSVVFNILMNWLLIFGVGPFPEMGIAGAALATVLARAFECVFILAVMLRGKCPPLRVGMMFVLKDSILHKDYIKYTAPILLNQLGWGGGVTMYSVIMGRLGSDAVAANSIASIVRCIIASLCWGIAAGVGIVLGGMLGRNETDEAKKAGGKFVRLSLIIGAGSGVVILALTPIILKVITLNPQAQYYLKYMMFMAAYYIIGNALNSTIIGGMFPAGGDTRFGMICDIVTLWCVVVPMGMIAAFWLKLPVLAVAFILTLDEFVKIPAVYKHYVKYKWVKNITR
- a CDS encoding UDP-N-acetylglucosamine 1-carboxyvinyltransferase, translating into MDKFVVKGGRRLEGEVTISGAKNAAVAILPAVILSDEPCIVENVPYISDVRICIHILKEMGAEVTNIGKDAYRIDPTTIDKFCVPYEYARKMRASYYFLGALLGKFNKARVSMPGGCPLGDRPIDQHLKAFTALGAEYTLSQGMIDLTADKLTGNQIFFDVVTVGATMNAMLAAVKAEGLTVIENAAKEPHIVDLANFLNSMGANIMGAGTDVIKIRGVEHLHGTTYAVIPDQIEAGTFMVAVAATKGDVLIKNVIPKHLESITKKLEKIGVNIEQFDDSIRVWVDGPLVKTNIKTAPHPGFPTDMQSQIATLLCLAEGTSIITENIWEQRFRYVDELRRMGADITVNGKVALIEGTGKLMGAPVKACDLRAGAALIIAGLAASGVTEIEDIYHIERGYDCMEGKLRALGADIEKVSVPDKAEDTKPESDKAAV
- a CDS encoding peptidylprolyl isomerase; translation: MFRKILAGVFCTTLVFSAFASCSGKAGVSSSESTTDTTSASATETTTEALTAENVDIANFTAPQKGDTIITMKIKDYGEVKFRLFPEYADKGVENFVELAKKGYYDGLKFHRVIRDFMIQGGDPEGTGMGGESVWGGKFDGGTDPHLIHVPGALVYANSGSTSTDGSQFYVVTGSAITDDDLDYFSQGGYVFSDKAKAVYKKVGGTPWLDGSYTVFGQVIDGLDVIFKVQYVAVNAASSMPLEDVIIESVTVGEYNGEEIRWYIDDYKDFDIEEAKKASEKENVTIANYTAPKEGEKIVSMKLKGYDGEIKIKLFPEYAEKGVPSFLEHAEKGYYDGLTFHRVIKDFMIQGGDPKGDGTGGESIYEKGFDDGTNSHLIHAAGAVAYANSGSTASSGSQFYIVTGDVYNTEEISNLEEQGYDFTDNEAEVYSTNGGTPWLDGSYTIFGQVFDGLDIVFDVQNVETDTNDKPVKDVTIEYVKVSEYKGEAVRFNISDYDKIKANTQTATEASTETTAETTTNE
- a CDS encoding peptidylprolyl isomerase; the encoded protein is MLKKNNVVRLVLIFTLIMGISSLVIMLSNTLMARNNSYITVDAETMKLVQLDPPKDGDPIAIVDTTLGEYRFVLYPQYSPNAVANFTELANQGYYNNTYVFHSESGVYSAAGAPNKNGNANDNSHELVERELHQDLWPFKGAVLAMNTTVKRNFKEKFLGGGTYYNGSRFMTVNTIDFTDEIKQELIDISESKDLANAFIEKGGVPNFSQQLTVIGQTYKGFDVVEKLANLEANEIGVYKVPVEDVMINSVTISTYSAEDEKTEEAEK